AATGACTTATAAATAATCTTATTATATTCAGGAACATCACAGAGGTCATCGCCACCTCAACATGACACAACTAGTGCAGCCCACGCCCCAGTACAAGGCGGGAGCCAAATCTACCAATGTCTGCTTCATATCTGCTCCaccacctccagtgctgaccTCAATCGTACAGCAAAGTGTCCTTGTCTTATTAGACCTCCAAGAATCGAGTGTCTTGTAGACATCACAATGGAGTCCGACTGGTGGCTGAGACGCCTGATGTGCCTCAGCTTGAGATGTGCTCCAAGTTCTGGCCATTAGGAAGCTCTTCTGCATCTCTTGCTCCCTGCTATGATTTGTCTGGAAGAATTGATGTTTCTGGAGACAATTTGGGTCCTGTGGAAGTCTTTACTACAGATCTGACATGTGCACCGGACACAAGGAGTCTCCCAACCATTCATGGGCACGCTCTTCTGCACTCCATTACAGGTCCCTCTTGTCGTTGTCCAGGAGCACAGTCAGGTCTTCAGTTTTTCGTGACACCTCTTGCAGATGGATCCTCTGATGGCTTAGTAAAATGCCTCTGCGATTAAACCTCTTGCCGCACTGGGCGCAGGCGTATGGACGCTCTCCTGTGTGGATCCGCTGGTGGGTGGTCAGATTGTGCTTCAAGCTGAAGCTTCTGCCGCACTCCTGGCAGGCGTAGGGTCTCTCCCCTGTGTGGAGCCGCACATGTTTGGTGAGGTGCTGCTTCTGAATGAAGCTCTTGCCGCACGTGGGGCAGGGATAGGGTCTCTCTCCTGAGTGAATGCGCAGATGGTTGATCAGGGTATGTTTTTGGTTGAATGATTTGCCGCACACAGAACATGGGAAGGCTCGATCTTTGCCCCCATTGAGGACAGGTTTCAAACACCCACCCAAGCCTGGcttgtccttcagttctggtGATGCGGTGGTCAGGTTTGAGTATCTCTGGTGGCTTCTCTGATGCAAAGTCAATGTCTCCTGGTGGCTGAAACTCTTCCCACATTTGCTGCATGAGAAAGGCTTATCTGCAGGAGTCGTCCTATGTGGGCTGGATGGAAGGTGTTTGAGGGTCTTGCTAAAAGGATTACGTGAGGACTGTTTATCCCCAAGGTGCGTCTTCACATGATTGACCAACAGATTCTTCTGAAAAAATGTTTTCCCGCAGTAATCGCAGGCGTGGATTTTCTCACCGCTGTGCAGAGGTTCATGTTGCTCGAGATCCTCTCTCTGGCCAAAGACCTGGCCACACCACTGGCAGGCAAAGTGAACTGCCCCGACCTGGGACTGGTTATGGCTCTGCAAGTTCATCAGGTCTTGTAATTCCTGACCTGTTGTATCCTGATGGTCAAGACTCACCTCACTTTCTATGGTCAGCAGTGAGTTCTGCTCCTCTGAGACTAAGGTCACGATGTCAACAGGAGGACCATGTGGCCCTGGTGAACCAGATCCCGGGCGCAGGGTTAAGATGCTGCTTCGGTTGAAGCTTGTTCCACAGTCGCTACAGCAGATGGGGATTTCTCCGATATTACTGAAATGTTTGCCGCACTGACCACAGGTGATGGGCGTCTCAGCGGTCTGCAGCGTCATCGGCTCCGGCACCTCCACAATGTAGACATCCTTAGGTGTAAATGTCACATCCTCCACAAGGTGGGGAGGGTCTCCAGAGGGACCTACCTCCAGTTTGGATTTGCAGTGGATTCTTTGATGTGCTTGGTAGGTGCTTCTCCGGGTAAATCTCTTTCCGCAGGCCGAGCAGCTGTagggcttctctccagtgtgagtCTTCATGTGCGTGCACAGGTTGTGCTTCATGCTGAAGCTTCTGCCACACTCGCTGCAGGtgtacggcttctctcctgtgtgagtgcGGATGTGCTTGGTCAGGTGCTGTTTTTGGATGAAGCTGCGTCCACACTCGGGGCAGGTGTGCGGCCTCTGACCGGTGTGAATCCTGTAGTGGTTGATGAATGTTTGCTTGTTGAAGAATCTTTTCCCACACTGAGGACATATGAATGGTCTGGGATTCACGGCCCGGCCACTGCTGGAGACCTTAGGGGTGGGATTCTTCTCCATAAGAGCCTGTTCCCTTCGCCGTTTCTCTGCAGTGGGCAGTAGACGGACCATAGCGCAGGAGGTCGCTGTCTCCTTAGGGGGCGTCACGGTGTTGCTGCCGGTAGTTTTGTTCAGGTGACATCTCTGATGAGCGCGCAGATTTTCCCGGCGGCTGAAGCTCTTGCCGCATTCAGTACAGGGATAGGGTTTCTCAccggtgtgaattctctcatgggTTGTCAGGTTATGCTTCAGACTAAAGCCGCGGCCACACACCTGGCAGATGTACGGCCTCTCTCCAGTGTGCAGCCTCTGGTGTTTTGTCAGGTGCTGTTTTTGGATGAAGCTCTTCCCGCACTGGTCACAGCAGTATGGCCGCTCCCCTGTGTGGATTCGCTGGTGTTTGATGAGGTTGTGCCGCTGTCCGAAGGCTTTCCCACACACAAGACAGTAAAAGGGTGCGTTCACGTCTCCAGGAGCAGCACTCTGCAGATCTTCCTCATCCCAGGGAACTTCTTCTTTACAGTTTACATCCAACTCCACTTTCACCTCCATGTGCTCAGGACTGGCGGACGAGATCTCAAATACAAATCCACTCAAGACTGAGGCATCTCCATCCATCATGTGAaaatctggaggaagagatgagACAGCAGAGGTCAAAGTCACGTCTACTGAAGTCTCAGTTATCTCTCGTGGCATCAGGGTCAGAAGGGGCTAAAGGAACTACAAAAACACAATCGCTACTAGAACCGAAATATTATACTGTGGACAGGAGGGCGCTGGTCTGGACGGAACAGGACAGGAGGACGCTGGTCAGGAAggaacaggacaggagggcgcAGGTCTGAAAAGAAAAGGACAGGAGGGtgctggtctggaaggaacaggacaggagggcgcTGGTCTGGACGGAACAGGACAGGAGGACGCTGGTCAGGAAGGAACAGGACAGGAGGACGCTGGTCTTGAAggaacaggacaggagggcgctggtctggaaggaaaaggacaggagggcgctggtctggaaggaacaggacaggagggcgcTGGTCTGGAAGAACAGGACAGGAGGGAgctggtctggaaggaacaggacaggagggcgcTGGTCTGAAAAGAAAAGGACAGGAGGAcgctggtctggaaggaacagaacaggagggcgctggtctggaaggaacaggacaggagggcgcTGGTCTGAAAAGAAAAGGACAGGAGGAcgctggtctggaaggaacaggacaggagggagctggtctggaaggaacaggacaggagggcgcTGGTCTGAAAAGAAAAGAACAGGAGGGtgctggtctggaaggaacaggacaggagggcgcTGGTCTGAAAGGAAAAGGACAGGAGGACGCTGGTCTTGAAggaacaggacaggagggcgctggtctggaaggaacaggacaggagggcgctggtctggaaggaacaggacaggagggcgctggtctggaagaacaggacaggagggcgctggtctggaaggaacaggagaggagggcgctggtctggaagga
This genomic stretch from Leptodactylus fuscus isolate aLepFus1 chromosome 4, aLepFus1.hap2, whole genome shotgun sequence harbors:
- the LOC142201063 gene encoding uncharacterized protein LOC142201063, whose amino-acid sequence is MMDGDASVLSGFVFEISSASPEHMEVKVELDVNCKEEVPWDEEDLQSAAPGDVNAPFYCLVCGKAFGQRHNLIKHQRIHTGERPYCCDQCGKSFIQKQHLTKHQRLHTGERPYICQVCGRGFSLKHNLTTHERIHTGEKPYPCTECGKSFSRRENLRAHQRCHLNKTTGSNTVTPPKETATSCAMVRLLPTAEKRRREQALMEKNPTPKVSSSGRAVNPRPFICPQCGKRFFNKQTFINHYRIHTGQRPHTCPECGRSFIQKQHLTKHIRTHTGEKPYTCSECGRSFSMKHNLCTHMKTHTGEKPYSCSACGKRFTRRSTYQAHQRIHCKSKLEVGPSGDPPHLVEDVTFTPKDVYIVEVPEPMTLQTAETPITCGQCGKHFSNIGEIPICCSDCGTSFNRSSILTLRPGSGSPGPHGPPVDIVTLVSEEQNSLLTIESEVSLDHQDTTGQELQDLMNLQSHNQSQVGAVHFACQWCGQVFGQREDLEQHEPLHSGEKIHACDYCGKTFFQKNLLVNHVKTHLGDKQSSRNPFSKTLKHLPSSPHRTTPADKPFSCSKCGKSFSHQETLTLHQRSHQRYSNLTTASPELKDKPGLGGCLKPVLNGGKDRAFPCSVCGKSFNQKHTLINHLRIHSGERPYPCPTCGKSFIQKQHLTKHVRLHTGERPYACQECGRSFSLKHNLTTHQRIHTGERPYACAQCGKRFNRRGILLSHQRIHLQEVSRKTEDLTVLLDNDKRDL